The genome window AAGAGGCGTTTACCACAGCCTGTGGAGCGTGCAGGATTTGGGGACACTTCAAGAGATGGGATGATTGAGAAAACCAAGAGAACAGGTTTGCTTCGGCACGCAGGAAGAAAGACCGTAGCGTGCAGATGAGAAGGGAGGCGCTTCCGATGGAGACTTGGCGGCGTAATCTGTACGTATTGTGCGGCTCCTTGTTTATTGTCATGATCGGGATGAGCATGATCATGCCATTTTTGCCGCTGTACATTCAGCAGGACTTCGGAGTGAAAGATCCGCATGAGGTAACAGCTTGGGCGGGTATTATTTTTGGTGCCAACTTTTTGACCGCAGGCTTGGTTTCACCGATTTGGGGAAATCTTGCAGACAAGCACGGGCGAAAGATCATGATTTTGCGCTCTGGCTATTTTATGTCCATTACCGTAGCGCTGACGGGTTTTGCCGGGAGCTTATGGCAGCTTCTGGCCCTGCGCTTGATCAATGGATTGGTGGGCGGAATCATCCCTGCCAGTACGGCACTTGTCGCATCCTCTGTTCCGAAAGAAAAAATGGGGTGGGCACAGGGGATGCTGCAGTCGTTTGTGACGGCAGGAACCATCATGGGGCCGTTGTTCGGCGGTTTTTTGGCCGGGCATATCGGTTTTCGGATGATCTTCGTGATTACGGGCTGCTTGCTATTGCTCGCGACACTGGTCATTACGTTTACGGTAAAAGAGAACTTTGTACCGCCGGAAAAAAAGGACCGGTCCAATCTGCGGGAGGATTTTCGCATGATCTTCTCGTCCAAGGAGCTGCCGGCGCTCTTTTTTGTAACCGTGATGATTCAGTTCGCTTTATTCAGCATCGTGCCGGTGCTGCCGATCTATATTGCGCAGCTGCTGGGCTCGGAAGGAAGCAAGGTAGCGTTGTGGGCGGGGATTGTCCAGGCGGCCATGGGGGTGGCAAACGTATTTGCTTCCCCTCGCTTGGGGACCTTGGGTGATCGCTTTGGCTCGCAAAAAGTGTTGTTGTTTGCCTTGCTGGCAGCGTCCATTATCTTTATTCCACAAGGATTGGTTTCCACAGTCTGGCAGCTGATCATCCTGCGCTTTTTGCTGGGGCTTTCTTTGGGCGGGCTGCTTCCATCCGTCAACGCGCTCCTGCGCAGAGCGACCCCTTCGCACATGGTCAGCCGGGTATACGGCTACAACCAGAGCTTTGTCAGCATCGGCAGCATGCTCGGACCCATGATTGGCGGTTTTTTGGCGGGGTACGTGAGCATAGAGGGTGTGTTTTTCATGACGAGTGCATTTTTGCTGATCAATGCGGGATGGGTCTACTATACATTCTTTCGCAGCAATAAGCCTTTACAGGGAGAAGGAAGCTGACATATAATTGAGGAAATTTTCGGAAACGAGGTGTACCTCCATTGTGATCCTTTGTCGGGTAAGAGTGAGCCAAACAAGTTCATGAGTCTCGCACCGACGGGAGGTACCTTTCATGTGGAATAGAAGGTTTATTTGCCTCTGGGGTGGTCAGACGCTGGCCAACTTAGGGGATGTTTTTTATATTGTTGCGTTTATTTCAGCCATTTACGCGGTGACTGGATCTGTCATGTATACGTCATTGATTCCGGTAGTGATCATGACGGCACAATCCTTGGGAGGGCTGACGGCACCCCTGCTGTTCCAGCGGATGAGCCTGCCGCAAATGCTCGTCCTGTCCCAAGGGGTGAAAACAGTTCTGCTCGCAGTCGCAGCATTGGTCGTCCCGATCGCTGGGGAGTTCGTATGGATGTTGCTCGTTCTAGGAGCGGCGATCGCATTCATGGACGGATGGGCAAATCCAGCGAGGAACGCTCTCGTCCCTCAAGTGGTGGAGCCCGCAGAGCTGATGCGAGCCAATGGCTGGCTGGCGACGTCTGACCAAACCGTTTTTTTTGCAGGCTGGGCGGCAGGGGGCTTGCTCGTAGCCACGCTCGGCAATGGCATTGTATTATGGGGCACTGTCGTGGCTTACCTGGTTGCTACCATTGCGATGCTCGGGGTTGCTCCGCACAGGGACATGGAGAGGATTGAGCCTGTGCAAGCTAAGAGGGACCCTGCCAAAACGGATTGGTCGACAGGTTGGATGCTCATCCGGGATAACCGGCTCGTTCGGTTGATCACAGCGATGGATGTGCTTATCGGACTGTCCAGTGCGGTATGGATCGCGGCGATCATGCTGCCATTCGTCCTTCAGGAGCTGGGAAAAGGGGAAGAATGGTGGGGCTATCTCAATGCGAGCTACATGCTCGGCTCCATCGCAGGAGGGGCGCTGCTTTTGGCCCGTTCGCAAAAACTTCGCCAACGGCTGCCGCAGTGGATCATCACGGGAACGATCGGCGCTGGCGCGGTCACATTTTGCTTTGGCAGCAGTACGGATCCCTTGTTGGCTTTGTTCTTTTCCTTTGCCTTGGGTCCGATGTATCAAATGCAGATGATCTCCAAGCAAACCTTGCTTCAGCAAGCGACGGCTGCAGACAAACTCCCATACGTCCTGTCTGCCAAGGGTACGATTGATTCGCTGATCTTCGGAGGGTCGGCGCTGGTCATGGGGACCGTCGCGGAATGGCTCGGGACCCGGGCGGTTTACTTTCTGTCGGCAGGCTTGCTCGCTGCGGCTGTTCTGTTCGCTTGGCAGTTGCGACAGCAGCATCCCATGATCATGGAAGAAAAGGAGGGAATGGCATGAATGTCCTCGTCTTGTACGGGAGCTCGAGAGACAATGGAAATACAGAGCAATTGACACAGCTCGTCCTGGATGGAGTGCCTCACACCAGCATTCGCCTACGTGACAAGCACATCGAGTCTATCCACGATCAGCGGCATGAACCCGATGGATTTGCTTCGGTAGCCGATGATTATGACGAAGTGACCAAAGCTGTACTCGATCATGATGTGCTCATTTTTGCCACCCCGATCTACTGGTATGGCATGTCGGGGCACATGAAA of Brevibacillus choshinensis contains these proteins:
- a CDS encoding MFS transporter, which encodes METWRRNLYVLCGSLFIVMIGMSMIMPFLPLYIQQDFGVKDPHEVTAWAGIIFGANFLTAGLVSPIWGNLADKHGRKIMILRSGYFMSITVALTGFAGSLWQLLALRLINGLVGGIIPASTALVASSVPKEKMGWAQGMLQSFVTAGTIMGPLFGGFLAGHIGFRMIFVITGCLLLLATLVITFTVKENFVPPEKKDRSNLREDFRMIFSSKELPALFFVTVMIQFALFSIVPVLPIYIAQLLGSEGSKVALWAGIVQAAMGVANVFASPRLGTLGDRFGSQKVLLFALLAASIIFIPQGLVSTVWQLIILRFLLGLSLGGLLPSVNALLRRATPSHMVSRVYGYNQSFVSIGSMLGPMIGGFLAGYVSIEGVFFMTSAFLLINAGWVYYTFFRSNKPLQGEGS
- a CDS encoding MFS transporter yields the protein MWNRRFICLWGGQTLANLGDVFYIVAFISAIYAVTGSVMYTSLIPVVIMTAQSLGGLTAPLLFQRMSLPQMLVLSQGVKTVLLAVAALVVPIAGEFVWMLLVLGAAIAFMDGWANPARNALVPQVVEPAELMRANGWLATSDQTVFFAGWAAGGLLVATLGNGIVLWGTVVAYLVATIAMLGVAPHRDMERIEPVQAKRDPAKTDWSTGWMLIRDNRLVRLITAMDVLIGLSSAVWIAAIMLPFVLQELGKGEEWWGYLNASYMLGSIAGGALLLARSQKLRQRLPQWIITGTIGAGAVTFCFGSSTDPLLALFFSFALGPMYQMQMISKQTLLQQATAADKLPYVLSAKGTIDSLIFGGSALVMGTVAEWLGTRAVYFLSAGLLAAAVLFAWQLRQQHPMIMEEKEGMA